The following coding sequences lie in one Kribbella sp. NBC_00709 genomic window:
- a CDS encoding FadR/GntR family transcriptional regulator: MKNYELVLHQVEADLAAGRLRIGGRLPGERVLAEQLGISRPSVREAVRVLEAMGVVRTATGSGPEAGAVIVAEPVSPLTAVLRLHLATNHLPMADVVQTRLLLESWAAREAAERDLGADELKVAEELLDRMDDAGLSPEEFHLLDAEFHVALSGLAGNVLIAAVMASLRSAIHGYVLAAVPNLLDWEATAMGLRAEHRGILAAVRGGEAERAADLVTAHIRGFYQAAQLAPFGGDGGTAEADDDRRADDQVE; the protein is encoded by the coding sequence GGATCGGGGGCCGGTTGCCCGGCGAGCGGGTGCTGGCCGAGCAGCTGGGGATCAGCCGGCCGTCGGTGCGCGAGGCGGTCCGGGTGCTCGAGGCGATGGGGGTGGTGCGGACCGCCACCGGGTCCGGGCCGGAGGCGGGGGCCGTGATCGTGGCGGAGCCGGTGTCGCCGCTGACCGCCGTACTGCGGTTGCATCTGGCAACCAATCACCTGCCGATGGCGGACGTCGTACAGACGCGCCTGCTGCTGGAGTCGTGGGCGGCGCGCGAGGCGGCCGAGCGGGATCTCGGGGCGGACGAGCTGAAGGTCGCGGAGGAGTTGCTGGACCGGATGGACGACGCCGGGCTGTCGCCGGAGGAGTTCCACCTGCTCGACGCGGAGTTCCACGTCGCGCTGTCCGGCCTGGCGGGGAACGTGTTGATCGCTGCCGTGATGGCGTCGTTGCGGTCGGCGATCCACGGCTACGTGCTGGCCGCCGTCCCCAATCTGCTCGACTGGGAGGCGACGGCGATGGGGTTGCGCGCCGAGCACCGGGGGATCCTGGCCGCGGTGCGCGGCGGCGAAGCGGAGCGCGCGGCCGACCTCGTGACCGCGCACATCCGGGGGTTCTACCAAGCGGCTCAGCTAGCACCGTTCGGCGGCGACGGCGGTACGGCGGAGGCCGATGACGACCGTCGCGCCGACGATCAGGTGGAGTGA
- a CDS encoding DUF6069 family protein, whose translation MPDSITPMPAATDAPASTRRTVPGRSRLAVVGVAAAAALAGWAILGPLAGLTLEARQGGVQHIGAISVVVATIVVAFAAWGLLAILERRTQRRAGWARDTWTVIATIVCVLSLGSPLTNGIGLGAKLGLASLHLIVGATVVIGLRRTAVAAERC comes from the coding sequence ATGCCCGATTCGATCACCCCGATGCCCGCCGCAACCGACGCCCCGGCATCAACTCGACGGACCGTCCCCGGTCGCAGCCGTCTCGCCGTCGTCGGCGTTGCCGCCGCCGCTGCGCTGGCCGGCTGGGCGATCCTCGGCCCGCTCGCCGGCCTCACCCTCGAAGCCCGGCAGGGTGGGGTCCAGCACATCGGTGCGATCTCCGTCGTCGTCGCGACCATCGTCGTCGCCTTCGCCGCCTGGGGCCTGCTCGCGATCCTCGAACGCCGTACCCAGCGCCGCGCCGGCTGGGCGCGCGACACCTGGACCGTCATCGCAACCATCGTCTGCGTCCTGTCGCTCGGCAGCCCGTTGACGAACGGAATCGGCCTCGGCGCCAAACTCGGTCTGGCGTCACTCCACCTGATCGTCGGCGCGACGGTCGTCATCGGCCTCCGCCGTACCGCCGTCGCCGCCGAACGGTGCTAG
- a CDS encoding sensor histidine kinase, whose product MARKAPWWMTAVSMGLIAVLTGMTVVGRLSDPSHRKFLVLDVVVGVISVALLPIMFRRPAPGAIALAALAALSPAGTPPSTVGTLTVALRRPFRTAALVALAGTVGHLIQGLWQPIHGLPYLWFAVLDVAVHAALLGWGQGTQARQQLLASLRERATRAEAEQGRRVAEARTLERTQMAREMHDVLAHRLSLLATYAGALEYRPDSSPEKLAKAAGVIRTGVHQALDELREVISVLRDTEIDDLPGGRPQPTFGDLRALVDESREAGTAVAYDDRVLDPASLPPATGRTAYRVVQEGLTNARKHAAGRPVTVKVDGQPGDGLRIELTNPASNGTSLTPGSGTGLVGLTERVQLAGGTLDHGQVPGGGFRLEASLPWPV is encoded by the coding sequence ATGGCGCGGAAGGCGCCCTGGTGGATGACCGCCGTGTCGATGGGATTGATCGCGGTACTGACCGGAATGACCGTCGTCGGGCGGCTGTCCGATCCGTCGCACCGGAAGTTCCTTGTGCTCGACGTGGTGGTCGGCGTCATCTCGGTCGCGCTGCTCCCGATCATGTTCCGCCGCCCGGCGCCGGGCGCGATCGCATTGGCCGCACTAGCGGCTCTCTCCCCCGCCGGTACGCCGCCATCCACCGTCGGCACGCTCACCGTGGCGCTCCGCCGCCCGTTCCGCACGGCCGCCCTGGTCGCGCTCGCCGGTACGGTCGGCCATCTGATCCAGGGCCTGTGGCAACCGATCCACGGGCTGCCTTACCTGTGGTTCGCCGTACTGGATGTCGCGGTGCATGCCGCCCTCCTCGGTTGGGGTCAGGGCACGCAGGCCCGTCAACAGTTGCTGGCGTCGCTTCGTGAGCGCGCGACCCGGGCCGAGGCCGAGCAGGGTCGCCGGGTCGCGGAGGCACGCACCCTCGAACGGACCCAGATGGCCCGCGAGATGCACGACGTACTCGCTCATCGTCTGTCCTTGCTGGCGACGTACGCCGGTGCGCTCGAGTACCGGCCGGATTCGTCGCCGGAGAAGCTCGCGAAGGCGGCCGGCGTGATCCGTACCGGCGTACATCAGGCGCTCGACGAGCTGCGTGAGGTGATCAGTGTGCTGCGCGACACCGAGATCGACGACTTGCCGGGCGGGCGGCCGCAGCCGACGTTCGGTGATCTGCGGGCGCTGGTCGACGAATCCCGCGAGGCGGGTACGGCGGTCGCCTATGACGACCGCGTCCTGGATCCGGCGTCGTTGCCCCCGGCAACTGGGCGGACGGCGTACCGGGTGGTCCAGGAAGGGCTGACGAACGCGCGGAAGCACGCCGCCGGGCGTCCCGTGACGGTGAAGGTGGACGGGCAGCCTGGCGACGGACTGCGGATCGAGCTGACCAACCCCGCGTCGAACGGTACGTCGCTGACGCCCGGAAGCGGGACCGGACTGGTGGGGCTGACCGAGCGCGTGCAGCTGGCGGGCGGGACGCTCGACCACGGGCAGGTGCCCGGTGGCGGCTTCCGGCTCGAGGCCTCGCTACCGTGGCCTGTATGA
- a CDS encoding response regulator, producing MSEQPTIRVLVVDDDALVRASLEMMLDGTNGISVVGQAADGDEVPAAVDAHFPDIVLMDLRMPRVDGIVATRRLRARTNPPEVVVLTTFDTDENVLHALRAGASGFLLKDTPPAQIVEAVRRVAAGDPILSPAITRRLMDRAATQADAHTIAQDKLQRLSPREYDVMLAVAQGKANAQIGTELFMSLATVKAHISHILTKLELGNRTQIALLAHDAGLA from the coding sequence ATGAGCGAGCAGCCGACGATTCGTGTGCTGGTGGTCGACGACGACGCGTTGGTCCGGGCCAGCCTGGAGATGATGCTCGACGGCACGAACGGGATCTCGGTGGTCGGTCAGGCCGCCGACGGTGACGAAGTACCGGCGGCCGTGGACGCACACTTCCCCGACATCGTGCTGATGGACCTGCGGATGCCCCGGGTGGACGGGATCGTCGCGACCCGGCGGCTGCGGGCGCGGACGAATCCGCCCGAGGTCGTCGTCCTCACCACGTTCGACACCGACGAGAACGTGCTGCACGCGCTCCGCGCCGGGGCGAGCGGGTTCCTGCTCAAGGACACTCCGCCGGCCCAGATCGTCGAGGCCGTACGGCGGGTCGCGGCCGGCGATCCGATCCTGTCGCCGGCGATCACCCGCCGCCTGATGGACCGCGCCGCCACGCAGGCCGACGCTCATACCATCGCGCAGGACAAGCTCCAGCGACTGTCGCCCCGGGAGTACGACGTGATGCTGGCGGTCGCGCAAGGCAAGGCGAACGCACAGATCGGCACCGAACTCTTCATGAGCCTCGCAACGGTCAAGGCCCACATCTCGCACATCCTCACCAAGCTGGAGCTGGGCAACCGCACCCAGATCGCCCTCCTCGCCCATGACGCCGGGCTCGCATAG
- a CDS encoding response regulator transcription factor codes for MIRVLLADDQALVRAGFRSLLNAEDDITVVGEVSDGAEAVAVARAEKPDVVLMDIRMPGTDGLEATRQIGADPELADVHVVILTTFDLDEYVFEALRVGASGFLVKDTEPVELLQAVRVVARGDALLSPGVTRRLVAEFASRSRQPRASKELDVLTEREKEIVALVGEGLSNDEIAARLVLSPATAKTHVSRAMIKLGVRDRAQLVVVAYQTGLVRPGWLG; via the coding sequence ATGATCAGGGTGCTGCTGGCGGATGATCAGGCGTTGGTGCGGGCCGGGTTCCGGTCGTTGCTGAACGCCGAGGACGACATCACGGTGGTCGGCGAGGTGTCGGACGGCGCGGAGGCGGTCGCGGTCGCGCGGGCCGAGAAGCCCGACGTGGTGCTGATGGACATCCGGATGCCCGGCACCGACGGTCTCGAGGCGACGCGGCAGATCGGCGCGGATCCCGAGCTGGCCGACGTACATGTGGTGATCCTGACGACGTTCGACCTGGACGAGTACGTTTTCGAGGCGCTGCGGGTCGGGGCGAGCGGGTTCCTGGTCAAGGACACCGAGCCGGTCGAGCTGCTGCAGGCGGTCCGGGTGGTCGCCCGCGGTGACGCGCTCCTCTCCCCCGGTGTCACGCGGCGGCTGGTGGCCGAGTTCGCGTCGCGCAGCCGGCAACCGCGTGCGAGCAAGGAACTCGACGTACTCACGGAACGCGAGAAGGAGATCGTCGCGCTCGTCGGCGAAGGCCTCTCGAACGACGAGATCGCGGCCCGTCTCGTGCTCAGCCCGGCCACCGCCAAGACCCACGTCAGCCGGGCGATGATCAAACTCGGCGTCCGCGACCGCGCCCAGCTGGTGGTCGTCGCCTACCAAACCGGGTTGGTCCGTCCCGGTTGGCTGGGTTGA
- a CDS encoding ABC transporter ATP-binding protein yields the protein MDALVEVSGLTKRYGDTLAVDGVDLTVLPGEVYGFLGPNGAGKTTTLRILTGLIAPTSGSVRVLGGKPGQADVLGRTGSMIESPAFYPYLSGLDNLRLLAEYAGVSRQRIDEVLELVDLADRAKDRFSTYSLGMKQRLGVAAALLKDPELVILDEPTNGLDPAGMRDMRRLIRELGTGGRTVVLSSHLLGEVQQICDRVGIINSGRMVAEHNVDELRGEQELVVRADPKDQAQAILARFGSVHQYDDTLRVAVDPARAAEVNSVLVGAGIAVSELHMTERALEDIFFELTTEEKADVG from the coding sequence ATGGATGCGCTAGTTGAGGTCAGCGGGCTGACGAAGAGGTACGGCGACACCCTTGCGGTTGATGGTGTCGATCTGACGGTGCTGCCGGGCGAGGTCTACGGGTTCCTCGGGCCGAACGGCGCAGGTAAGACGACCACGCTCCGGATCCTCACCGGGCTGATCGCGCCGACGAGTGGAAGCGTGCGCGTACTCGGCGGGAAGCCAGGCCAGGCCGACGTACTGGGGCGGACCGGCTCGATGATCGAGTCGCCCGCGTTCTACCCGTACCTGTCGGGATTGGACAATCTGCGGCTGCTCGCCGAGTACGCCGGGGTGTCGCGGCAGCGGATCGACGAAGTACTTGAGCTCGTCGACCTGGCCGATCGCGCCAAGGACCGGTTCTCGACGTACTCCCTGGGGATGAAGCAGCGGCTCGGAGTCGCGGCCGCGCTGCTGAAGGACCCGGAGCTGGTGATCCTGGACGAGCCGACCAACGGGCTCGACCCGGCCGGCATGCGCGACATGCGCCGGCTGATCCGCGAGCTCGGCACCGGCGGCCGGACCGTCGTGCTGTCCAGCCACCTGCTCGGCGAGGTGCAGCAGATCTGCGACCGGGTCGGGATCATCAACTCCGGCCGGATGGTTGCCGAGCACAACGTCGACGAACTGCGCGGCGAACAGGAACTCGTCGTCCGCGCCGACCCGAAAGACCAGGCGCAGGCGATCCTGGCCCGCTTCGGCAGCGTGCACCAGTACGACGACACGCTGCGGGTGGCCGTCGATCCGGCCCGGGCCGCGGAGGTCAACAGCGTGCTGGTCGGCGCCGGGATCGCCGTGTCCGAACTGCACATGACCGAACGAGCGCTCGAAGACATCTTCTTCGAGCTCACCACGGAGGAGAAGGCCGATGTTGGGTAG
- a CDS encoding ABC transporter permease has product MLGSYRAELLKLRKRSAVWVLFGAGLVLSLIFGYLLPYLGYATGDDNPQTDGVPRAEILRGMLPERVIDNTIGGYPIFAGALALVLGAIVIGGEYTWGTLKTILTQRPRRGTILGAQFLALGTMIALWVLGIFTACALCSVGIAAAEDGSTAWPSIGDLLQGLAGGWLVLMMWCLAGAVLAVAFRNVALPIGLGVVWILGIETLLAGVVSSLLPSLKWLANILPGTNAGSLVFAVTGMATSDAPPGVRDAVDGGRALLTLFAYCAAFALLCLWTTNRRDIT; this is encoded by the coding sequence ATGTTGGGTAGCTACCGGGCGGAGCTGCTCAAGCTCCGGAAACGATCCGCGGTCTGGGTGCTGTTCGGCGCCGGGCTGGTGCTGAGCCTGATCTTCGGGTACCTGCTGCCGTACCTCGGCTACGCGACCGGCGACGACAATCCACAGACCGACGGCGTACCGCGCGCCGAGATCCTCCGCGGCATGCTCCCGGAACGGGTCATCGACAACACGATCGGCGGCTACCCGATCTTCGCCGGCGCGCTCGCACTGGTCCTGGGCGCGATCGTGATCGGCGGCGAGTACACCTGGGGAACGCTGAAGACCATCCTCACCCAGCGCCCGCGGCGCGGCACGATCCTCGGCGCACAGTTCCTCGCGCTCGGCACGATGATCGCTCTGTGGGTGCTCGGGATCTTCACGGCCTGCGCTCTGTGCAGCGTCGGCATCGCCGCGGCCGAAGACGGTTCGACCGCCTGGCCGAGCATCGGCGACCTCCTGCAAGGTCTGGCCGGCGGCTGGCTGGTCCTGATGATGTGGTGCCTGGCCGGCGCCGTCCTGGCCGTTGCCTTCCGCAACGTCGCCCTCCCGATCGGGCTGGGCGTCGTCTGGATCCTCGGCATCGAGACGCTACTGGCCGGCGTCGTCAGCAGCCTGCTCCCAAGCCTCAAATGGCTGGCCAACATCCTCCCCGGCACCAACGCCGGCTCCCTGGTCTTCGCCGTCACCGGCATGGCCACCTCCGACGCGCCACCCGGAGTACGCGACGCAGTAGACGGCGGCCGAGCCCTCCTGACCCTGTTCGCCTACTGCGCAGCCTTCGCCCTCCTATGCCTCTGGACCACCAACCGCCGAGACATCACCTGA
- a CDS encoding glycoside hydrolase family 125 protein: protein MIDPEVLARAVAAVQQSTGDEVIAEMFRRSMAGNLPAVAERLPDGTTFVLTGDIPAMWLRDSAAQLRPYLLLCKDDPGLQETLIGVLHRQLEYVVLDPYANAFNQEANGAGHTTDETDMSPWVWERKYEIDSLCFPLELAYRLWRITGRADVIDERYRAAAEAIVELWTVEQDHEARSPYRFQRHHDRPSDTLVREGRGRLTRPTGMSWSAFRPSDDATELGFNVPGNMFASVVLGYLQEIATEVLRDEPLADRAKALKAEIDEGIAQYAVVDHPVHGHVYAYEVDGLGEVLVMDDANMPSLLSIPLTGYAAADDPTYLATRQLLLSPENPYYYSGTHAAGIGSPHTPPRYIWHIALAVQGISSTSAEERQRLLELLRDTTGGTGQMHEGFDVDDPTQYTREWFSWANAMFCELALVHAGIRS from the coding sequence ATGATCGACCCCGAGGTCCTCGCCCGAGCCGTTGCGGCTGTTCAGCAGTCCACCGGCGACGAGGTGATCGCGGAGATGTTCCGGCGTTCGATGGCCGGGAACCTGCCCGCGGTCGCCGAGCGGCTGCCGGACGGGACGACGTTCGTGCTCACCGGTGACATCCCGGCGATGTGGCTGCGCGACTCCGCCGCACAACTGCGCCCGTACCTGCTGCTGTGCAAGGACGATCCCGGCCTGCAGGAGACACTGATCGGGGTGCTGCACCGGCAGCTCGAGTACGTCGTCCTGGACCCGTACGCGAATGCCTTCAACCAGGAGGCGAACGGCGCCGGGCACACCACCGACGAGACCGACATGTCGCCGTGGGTGTGGGAACGCAAGTACGAGATCGACTCGCTGTGCTTCCCGCTCGAGCTGGCGTACCGGCTGTGGCGGATCACCGGTCGCGCGGACGTGATCGACGAGCGGTACCGCGCCGCCGCCGAGGCGATCGTCGAGCTGTGGACCGTGGAGCAGGACCACGAGGCGAGGTCGCCGTACCGTTTCCAGCGCCACCACGACCGGCCGTCGGACACTCTCGTCCGCGAAGGACGCGGGCGACTGACCCGGCCGACCGGGATGTCCTGGAGCGCGTTCCGCCCGAGCGACGACGCGACCGAACTGGGCTTCAACGTGCCCGGCAACATGTTCGCGTCGGTGGTGCTCGGGTACCTGCAGGAGATCGCGACCGAGGTACTGCGGGACGAGCCATTGGCGGATCGCGCGAAGGCGTTGAAGGCCGAGATCGACGAGGGCATCGCGCAGTACGCCGTTGTCGATCATCCTGTGCACGGGCACGTGTATGCGTACGAGGTCGACGGGCTGGGGGAGGTGTTGGTGATGGACGACGCCAACATGCCGAGTCTGTTGTCGATCCCGCTCACCGGGTACGCCGCCGCGGACGACCCGACGTACCTCGCGACGCGACAGCTGCTGCTCAGCCCGGAGAACCCGTACTACTACAGCGGTACGCACGCGGCGGGGATCGGCAGCCCGCACACGCCACCTCGCTACATCTGGCACATCGCCCTTGCGGTGCAGGGGATCTCGAGCACGTCCGCCGAGGAACGCCAGCGCCTGCTGGAACTCCTCCGCGACACCACGGGCGGCACCGGCCAGATGCACGAAGGCTTCGACGTCGACGACCCCACGCAGTACACCCGCGAATGGTTCTCCTGGGCCAACGCCATGTTCTGCGAACTAGCCCTGGTCCACGCCGGCATCAGGAGCTAG
- a CDS encoding ROK family transcriptional regulator: protein MTVRRGTNLDRVGGFNDAVVLDAIRRSEQLSRVELAEATGLSGQAISNIARRLLDAGLVREAGRLRGAGLGKPRMLLELEPTGQYAVGVHLDPSVVTVVLLDLTGEVIARRPVDQYADDPGVLIDGIAKTIEEVIAASGAPRDRVTGVGIAAPGPIDAERGVVVDPPNLSAWHLVPLRDELRERTGVPVVLDKDVTAAASAERWAGQGGSFLFFYLGTGVGAGLVIGDEIVRGSSSNVGEIGHVIVDPGGPVCYCGRRGCVGETSQPRYLVQQAVQAGVLAQGIDIEDRPAVDAAFARLCALATAGPGVAREIIVALASRIAKVVEDIANLLDLERVVFGGPHWEHLAPVLGDAVRAALDGRFLVRAVHPFEVAGTALGADVGAIGAASLVLDQTFSPNPSLLLQSSAVVAER, encoded by the coding sequence GTGACAGTACGGCGGGGCACGAATCTCGATCGGGTCGGCGGCTTCAACGATGCCGTCGTCCTCGACGCGATCCGCCGCAGCGAACAACTCAGCCGGGTCGAGCTCGCCGAAGCCACCGGACTGTCCGGCCAGGCCATCTCCAACATTGCCCGCCGTCTCCTCGACGCCGGCCTCGTCCGCGAGGCGGGCCGGCTGCGCGGCGCCGGCCTCGGCAAGCCGCGGATGTTGCTCGAGCTCGAGCCCACCGGCCAGTACGCCGTCGGCGTGCATCTCGACCCGTCCGTCGTCACCGTCGTACTGCTCGATCTCACCGGCGAAGTGATCGCGCGGCGGCCCGTCGACCAGTACGCCGACGATCCCGGCGTACTCATCGACGGCATCGCGAAGACGATCGAGGAAGTGATCGCCGCGTCCGGTGCACCGCGCGATCGCGTCACCGGCGTCGGTATCGCCGCGCCCGGGCCGATCGACGCCGAGCGTGGCGTGGTCGTCGACCCGCCGAACCTCTCCGCCTGGCATCTGGTCCCGCTGCGCGACGAACTGCGCGAGCGGACCGGTGTGCCGGTCGTCCTGGACAAGGACGTCACGGCCGCCGCATCCGCCGAGAGATGGGCCGGCCAGGGCGGCAGCTTCCTGTTCTTCTACCTCGGCACGGGCGTCGGCGCCGGGCTGGTGATCGGTGACGAGATCGTCCGCGGCTCGTCCAGCAACGTCGGCGAGATCGGGCACGTGATCGTCGACCCCGGCGGCCCGGTCTGCTACTGCGGGCGGCGCGGATGCGTCGGCGAGACCAGCCAGCCGCGATACCTGGTGCAGCAGGCGGTCCAGGCCGGAGTACTTGCCCAAGGCATCGATATCGAGGATCGGCCCGCCGTCGATGCGGCGTTCGCCCGGCTGTGTGCGCTGGCCACGGCCGGGCCGGGGGTCGCTCGGGAGATCATCGTCGCGCTGGCTTCGCGGATCGCCAAGGTGGTGGAGGACATCGCCAACCTGCTGGATCTCGAGCGTGTGGTCTTCGGCGGGCCGCACTGGGAGCACCTCGCCCCCGTCCTCGGCGACGCGGTCCGCGCTGCGCTCGATGGCCGCTTCCTGGTCCGCGCCGTGCACCCGTTCGAGGTCGCCGGTACGGCGCTCGGCGCGGACGTCGGCGCGATCGGCGCGGCCAGCCTCGTCCTCGACCAGACCTTCTCGCCGAACCCGTCCTTGTTGTTGCAGAGCAGTGCAGTTGTCGCTGAAAGGTGA
- a CDS encoding cysteine desulfurase-like protein, whose protein sequence is MSAFDVVAVRKQFPALDEGAAHFDGPGGSQTPQAVADAVARTMTSALANRGQLTAAERRADEIVAGARAAMTDLLGTTAQGIVFGRSMTQLTYDFSRTLAKTWSEGDEVIVTRLDHDANVRPWVQAAEAAGATIKWLGFDPETSELDDLGPLLTDRTRLVAVTGASNLLGTRPDMHKLADQVHEAGALIYVDGVHLTAHVPIDAEYADFYVCSPYKFFGPHLGTLTAAPELLETLEPDKLMPSSNGVPERFEFGTLPYELLAGTTAAVDFLAGLGGAGSTRRERLVSSLELVEEYEDNLRDDLESRLAAIPGITLYGHAAHRTPTLLFSVDGHSPAAVAEQLAKAGVNAPAGSFYAYEVARHLGLGPAGAVRAGLAPYTDQSDVDRLVAAVAALTGPRSTN, encoded by the coding sequence ATGAGTGCCTTCGATGTGGTCGCGGTCCGCAAGCAGTTCCCCGCGCTCGACGAGGGAGCCGCGCACTTCGACGGCCCCGGCGGCTCGCAGACTCCGCAAGCCGTCGCCGACGCGGTGGCGAGAACCATGACCTCGGCGCTGGCGAACCGCGGTCAGCTGACCGCCGCCGAGCGCCGCGCCGACGAGATCGTCGCCGGTGCGCGCGCAGCGATGACCGACCTGCTCGGCACGACCGCGCAGGGCATCGTCTTCGGTCGCAGCATGACCCAGCTGACCTACGACTTCTCCCGCACCCTCGCCAAGACCTGGTCCGAGGGTGACGAGGTGATCGTCACCCGCCTCGACCACGACGCGAACGTCCGCCCGTGGGTACAGGCCGCCGAGGCCGCCGGCGCCACGATCAAGTGGCTCGGCTTCGACCCCGAGACCTCCGAGCTGGACGACCTCGGCCCATTGCTCACCGACCGCACCCGCCTGGTCGCGGTCACCGGCGCCTCCAACCTGCTTGGCACCCGCCCTGACATGCACAAGCTGGCCGACCAGGTGCACGAGGCCGGTGCGCTGATCTACGTCGACGGAGTGCACCTCACCGCTCACGTGCCGATCGACGCGGAGTACGCCGACTTCTACGTCTGCTCGCCGTACAAGTTCTTCGGGCCGCACCTGGGCACGCTGACCGCCGCGCCGGAGCTGCTCGAGACGCTCGAGCCTGACAAGCTCATGCCGTCGTCGAACGGCGTACCGGAGCGCTTCGAGTTCGGCACGCTGCCGTACGAGCTGCTGGCCGGCACGACCGCGGCTGTCGACTTCTTGGCCGGCCTCGGCGGGGCCGGCTCCACTCGTCGGGAGCGACTCGTCAGCTCGCTCGAGCTGGTCGAGGAGTACGAGGACAACCTGCGCGATGATCTCGAGTCCCGTCTCGCTGCGATCCCTGGCATCACGCTCTACGGACACGCCGCCCACCGGACGCCGACCCTGCTCTTCAGTGTGGACGGTCATAGCCCGGCCGCCGTCGCCGAGCAGCTCGCGAAGGCCGGCGTGAACGCACCGGCCGGCTCGTTCTACGCGTACGAGGTCGCCCGTCACCTCGGCCTCGGCCCGGCCGGAGCCGTCCGGGCCGGCCTCGCGCCGTACACGGACCAGTCGGATGTCGACCGTCTCGTCGCCGCGGTAGCCGCCTTGACCGGCCCGAGAAGCACTAACTAA
- a CDS encoding DMT family transporter codes for MSTVTTPDKAPVRAWLPVMLALAAIWGCSFLFISIGVRELPPLYLALGRVIAGSVVLLAILVLKREALPRDPRIWAHSFVAGAIGSAIPWTLFGYGEERIPSLLAGIWNGITPLIVLPIAVLIFRTEVFSAQRVTGLLIGFAGMLVVLGAWRIEGGADLVGQGLCMLAAIFYGLAIPYQKRFLAGTTLSGTALSATLLLCATVQLAVVAPLVTRQAPPAPWSLSVEVVLSVLALGALGSGLAFVLNMRNIRLIGASRSSMVTYLMPIFSILVGVIVLHEHITWYQPVGGLIVLLGVAVSQGLVATLRRKDLVAAQAPAH; via the coding sequence GTGAGTACCGTAACGACTCCTGACAAGGCCCCGGTGCGGGCCTGGCTTCCGGTGATGCTGGCCCTGGCCGCGATCTGGGGCTGCAGCTTCCTGTTCATCTCGATCGGCGTGCGGGAGTTGCCGCCCCTCTACCTGGCGCTCGGGCGGGTGATCGCGGGGTCCGTCGTACTGCTCGCGATCCTGGTGCTGAAGCGTGAGGCGCTGCCGCGCGATCCGCGGATCTGGGCGCACTCGTTCGTGGCCGGCGCGATCGGCTCCGCAATCCCGTGGACGCTGTTCGGGTACGGCGAGGAGCGGATCCCGTCCCTGCTGGCCGGCATCTGGAACGGGATCACCCCGCTGATCGTGCTGCCGATCGCGGTCCTGATCTTCCGGACCGAGGTGTTCTCGGCGCAACGGGTGACCGGGCTGCTGATCGGGTTCGCCGGCATGCTCGTCGTACTGGGCGCCTGGCGGATCGAGGGCGGCGCCGACCTGGTCGGGCAGGGGCTGTGCATGCTCGCGGCGATCTTCTACGGGCTCGCGATCCCTTACCAGAAACGGTTCCTGGCCGGGACGACGTTGTCCGGTACGGCGCTGTCGGCGACCTTGTTGCTGTGCGCAACCGTCCAGCTCGCCGTCGTCGCACCGCTCGTCACCCGGCAGGCCCCGCCCGCGCCGTGGTCGTTGTCGGTCGAGGTGGTGCTGAGCGTTCTCGCCCTGGGTGCGCTGGGCAGCGGGCTGGCCTTCGTGCTCAACATGCGCAACATCCGGCTGATCGGCGCGAGCCGCTCGTCGATGGTCACGTACCTGATGCCGATCTTCTCGATCCTGGTCGGCGTGATCGTCCTGCACGAACACATCACCTGGTACCAACCCGTCGGCGGCCTCATCGTCCTGCTCGGCGTCGCGGTCTCCCAAGGCCTCGTCGCGACGCTGCGCCGCAAGGATCTCGTCGCGGCTCAGGCGCCCGCCCACTGA